From Anopheles funestus chromosome 3RL, idAnoFuneDA-416_04, whole genome shotgun sequence, a single genomic window includes:
- the LOC125767942 gene encoding Down syndrome cell adhesion molecule-like protein Dscam2 isoform X40 — translation MLYLMSWCATEPVGSVAPRLTSGDESRKLLVQRDANVTMLCPAQSFPVPVFRWYKYIEGTQQKKAVVLDDRVKQVSGTLIIKDAVVDDSGKYLCVVNNSVGGESVETVLTVTAPLAAKIEPRTQTVDFGRPAVFTCKFSGNPIKTVSWMKDGKSLGHSDAVLRIESVKKEDKGMYQCFIRNDQESAQASAELKLGGRFDPPIIREAFPEETRHPGPSVFLKCVAGGNPTPEISWELDGKKITNSERYQVGQYVTVNGDVVSHLNITSIHSNDGGLYKCMASSKVGVAEHSAKLNVYGLPYVRTMEKKAIVAGETLIVTCPVAGYPIESIVWERDNRQLPINRKQKVFPNGTLIIENVERNSDQATYTCVAKNSEGYTARGTLEVQVMVLPQIVPFGFGEEQINQFDMVSTMCTVNKGDMPIEIVWEFTPTFPSPGKPRKLYTNDGVLISRTSTRISTLSIDSVRDRHSGNYTCIAKNQAGMMEYTAVLFVNVPPRWILEPTDKAFAQGSNAKVECKADGFPKPQVTWKKAVGDTPGEYKDLRSNDSSIRVEEGSLFIQNIQKSNEGYYLCEAINGIGSGLSAVTLITVQAPPEFVEKLRNQTARRGEPSVLQCEAKGEKPIGILWNMNNIRLDPKSDNRYTIREEILPNGVTSSLSIKRTERSDSALFTCMATNAFGSDDTSINMIIQEPPEMPYALKVLDKSGRTVQLSWAKPYDGNSPLKRYIIEFKRSRGSWENDIDRVIVPGDTNEAQVQKLSPATTYNIRIVAENDIGVSDPSDVVTIITAEEAPSGKPQAIKVEAINQSTLRVSWKAPARAEWNGDILGYYVGYKQTSINTLYVYETVNYSPEGGEGKEHSLEINNLKTYTQYSIVIQAFNKVGAGPMSDEEKQYTAEGTPDQPPSDTMCTTLTSQTIRVSWVSPPLESANGVIKGYKVVYAPSDLWNNDKNKDYKKTASSDTVLHGLKKYTNYTMQVLATTSGGDGVRSAPIHCQTEQDVPEAPTAVKALVMSEGSILVSWQPPAQPNGLILQYTVYIKSGEQEPKSYKVPSFQINYEASGLEKNQKYEFWVTASTTIGEGQSSKTLSAMPSDKVPAKIASFDDKFTATFKEDAKLPCLAVGSPTPDITWKIKGVEFVPNERIRQLPEGSLFIKDVIRQDAGDYTCTAENSIAKDSITHRLIVLAPPQSPQLTLTATTTDSLSVKLKPHESDTAPLQGYTLHYKPEFGEWETIDVALEAPKYTIEKLYCGSRYQVYATAYNTIGAGEPSDILNTRTKGSKPLLPEKSRFIEVSSNSITLHLPAWKDGGCRMSHFVVEHKKKDQIDWNQISNNVKPGGNFVVLDLEPATWYNLRVTAHNNAGFTVAEYEFATLTITGGTVAPSFGSVQPGTIYPPWIPHWIDLNVMVPLIATVIVVAVGVLVICVAISRRRDDDPRCGPKDVYYDVVYNQSMGPAGAATLDKRRPDIRDELGYIAPPNRKLPPVPGSNYNTCDRVKRGTVISHNPSIKSNHTTWDPRRPLYEELKKAPPPLPRRFNHPPACYGMEDEICPYATFHLLGFREEMDPTKAMNFQTFPHQNGMGGPGHMGTMGSSMAMQVPSHVHSRSGSQSMNRYARKNSQGGQSSIYTPAPEYDDPANCAEEDQYRRYTRINSQGGSLYCGPGPEYDDPANCAPEDDQYGSQYGGNYGTPYEHYGSRGSVGRHSVGSPEPPPPPPRNHDTSNSSFNDSKESNEISEAECDRDNGPRGNYGEPSEASSKSNDAINGDETEKLLKRNEVKPKYTKQTAASGSTGLTAYDTMAV, via the exons ATGTTATACTTGATGTCTTGGTGTGCTACAGAACCGGTAGGCAGCGTTGCACCCAGACTAACATCCGGCGACGAGAGTCGAAAGCTGCTCGTCCAAAGAGATGCAAATGTAACGATGCTCTGTCCGGCACAGTCGTTTCCGGTTCCAGTGTTTAG aTGGTACAAATACATCGAAGGAACACAGCAGAAGAAGGCCGTTGTATTGGACGATCGTGTGAAGCAAGTGTCCGGCACACTCATCATCAAGGATGCGGTAGTAGACGACTCTGGCAAGTACCTGTGCGTGGTGAACAACTCGGTTGGCGGTGAAAGCGTGGAAACTGTCCTGACGGTAACGGCACCGCTAGCGGCAAAGATTGAACCTCGCACACAAACGGTAGACTTTGGTCGTCCAGCAGTCTTTACGTGCAAATTCTCCGGCAATCCGATAAAAACCGTTTCCTGGATGAAGGATGGCAAATCACTCGGACACAGTGATGCAGTTTTGCGCATTGAGTCGGTGAAGAAAGAGGACAAGGGCATGTACCAATGTTTCATTCGCAACGATCAGGAAAGTGCACAGGCTAGTGCAGAACTCAAGCTCGGAGGACGTT tcGACCCACCGATAATCCGTGAAGCATTCCCAGAGGAAACACGTCACCCAGGACCGTCGGTGTTTTTGAAGTGTGTGGCCGGTGGAAACCCAACGCCTGAAATCAGCTGGGAAttggatggaaagaaaattacgAACAGCGAACGCTATCAGGTCGGACAGTATGTGACGGTGAATGGTGACGTTGTGTCGCATTTGAATATTACATCGATCCATTCAAACGATGGTGGTCTGTACAAGTGTATGGCGAGCAGTAAAGTCGGTGTTGCTGAACACTCAGCGAAGCTCAATGTTTATGGTCTACCGTACGTCAGGACGATGGAAAAGAAAGCGATTGTGGCTGGCGAAACGTTGATCGTCACCTGTCCGGTAGCAGGATATCCAATCGAATCGATTGTTTGGGAACGAG ACAACCGGCAACTACCCATCAACCGCAAGCAGAAGGTATTCCCGAACGGAACTTTAATCATCGAAAATGTCGAACGAAACTCAGACCAAGCTACGTACACCTGCGTGGCGAAGAATTCAGAAGGATATACCGCGCGTGGTACACTGGAAGTGCAAGTTATGG ttctGCCGCAAATAGTTCCCTTTGGTTTTGGCGAGGAGCAGATAAACCAGTTTGATATGGTATCTACTATGTGCACCGTAAACAAGGGCGATATGCCAATTGAGATCGTATGGGAGTTCACTCCAACGTTTCCGAGTCCAGGAAAACCGAGAAAGCTGTATACCAACGACGGTGTACTGATCAGTCGGACAAGTACGCGTATAAGCACGTTGAGTATTGATTCAGTGCGTGATCGGCACAGTGGAAATTATACTTGCATAGCCAAGAACCAAGCAGGAATGATGGAGTATACGGCAGTACTTTTTGTAAACG TACCTCCAAGGTGGATTCTTGAACCAACTGATAAGGCCTTTGCTCAGGGTTCGAACGCCAAGGTAGAATGTAAAGCAGATGGTTTCCCCAAGCCACAAGTCACCTGGAAGAAGGCTGTTG GAGACACTCCCGGCGAATATAAGGATTTGCGCTCAAATGATTCAAGCATTCGTGTGGAAGAAGGAtctcttttcattcaaaacatTCAGAAATCGAACGAAGGATACTATTTGTGCGAAGCCATTAACGGCATCGGATCCGGGTTGAGTGCGGTTACGCTGATCACCGTTCAAGCACCACCAGAATTTGTAGAGAAGCTTCGCAATCAAACTGCCCGCCGTGGTGAACCATCCGTATTGCAGTGTGAAGCGAAGGGTGAGAAACCCATTGGCATCTTGTGGAATATGAACAACATTCGGCTGGACCCGAAGTCGGATAATCGGTACACGATTCGTGAGGAAATTCTTCCCAACGGTGTTACCTCAAGCCTTTCCATTAAGCGTACGGAACGAAGTGATTCGGCATTGTTCACCTGCATGGCAACGAACGCATTCGGCAGTGATGATACTAGCATCAACATGATCATTCAGGAACCACCAGAGATGCCGTACGCGCTGAAGGTGTTGGACAAATCTGGCCGAACTGTGCAGCTGAGCTGGGCTAAACCGTACGATGGTAACTCTCCGTTGAAGCGTTATATTATTGAGTTCAAACGATCGCGGGGATCTTGGGAAAATGATATTGATCGAGTGATTGTACCTGGAGACACGAATGAGGCACAAGTCCAGAAGCTAAGCCCCGCAACAACTTACAATATTCGCATTGTGGCTGAGAATGATATTGGTGTATCGGATCCTTCAGATGTGGTAACGATCATAACGGCGGAAGAGGCACCATCTGGTAAACCACAAGCGATCAAGGTTGAGGCAATTAACCAGTCGACACTGCGCGTCAGCTGGAAAGCACCGGCTCGGGCAGAATGGAATGGTGATATTTTGGGATACTATGTAGGATACAAACAGACCTCCATTAACACTCTGTACGTGTATGAAACCGTAAACTATTCGCCCGAGGGTGGAGAAGGCAAGGAGCACAGTCTGGAGATCAATAACCTGAAGACGTACACGCAGTATTCGATTGTAATTCAAGCGTTCAATAAAGTTGGCGCTGGTCCAATGAGCGACGAAGAAAAGCAGTACACGGCCGAGGGTACACCTGATCAGCCACCAAGTGATACGATGTGCACAACGCTAACGTCACAGACGATTCGTGTATCTTGGGTAAGCCCACCCTTGGAATCGGCGAACGGTGTCATCAAGGGTTACAAGGTGGTGTACGCACCAAGCGATCTGTGGAACAACGATAAGAACAAGGATTACAAGAAAACGGCCTCCAGCGATACGGTACTGCATGGTTTGAAGAAATACACCAACTACACGATGCAGGTGCTGGCCACGACTTCAGGTGGTGATGGAGTGCGCAGTGCGCCGATTCACTGTCAAACAGAACAGGACGTCCCGGAAGCACCGACTGCAGTGAAGGCTTTGGTAATGTCCGAGGGATCAATTCTTGTTTCCTGGCAACCACCGGCACAGCCCAACGGTTTGATTTTGCAGTACACCGTGTACATCAAGAGTGGAGAACAAGAACCAAAAAGCTACAAAGTTCCATCCTTCCAAATAAACTATGAAGCATCGggattggaaaaaaatcaaaagtacGAATTCTGGGTAACGGCCTCGACTACCATCGGAGAGGGTCAATCCTCCAAAACACTGTCTGCCATGCCGAGTGATAAGGTTCCAGCCAAGATTGCTTCGTTCGATGATAAGTTTACGGCTACTTTCAAGGAAGATGCTAAACTACCGTGCTTGGCCGTGGGATCGCCGACGCCGGACATTACCTGGAAGATCAAGGGTGTAGAGTTTGTACCGAACGAACGCATCCGTCAGCTGCCAGAAGGATCACTGTTCATCAAGGACGTTATTCGACAGGATGCTGGTGACTATACCTGTACCGCGGAAAACTCGATCGCCAAAGATTCGATCACACACCGACTGATCGTGCTGGCACCACCACAATCTCCACAGCTTACACTaacggcaacaacaacggaTTCGCTCTCGGTTAAGCTGAAACCTCATGAATCGGATACCGCACCTCTGCAGGGTTATACGTTGCATTACAAGCCCGAGTTCGGCGAATGGGAAACAATCGATGTTGCGCTGGAAGCACCGAAATACACAATCGAAAAACTGTACTGCGGATCACGCTATCAGGTGTATGCAACGGCTTACAATACAATCGGAGCTGGAGAGCCATCGGATATTTTGAACACACGCACAAAGGGTTCGAAACCACTCCTACCGGAAAAATCACGATTCATCGAAGTTTCATCAAACTCGATCACGTTGCATCTTCCCGCATGGAAGGATGGCGGTTGTCGAATGTCTCACTTTGTTGTTGAGCACAAGAAGAA GGATCAAATTGATTGGAACCAGATTTCGAACAATGTCAAACCGGGTGGAAACTTTGTAGTGTTGGATCTTGAACCTGCTACCTGGTACAATCTTCGCGTGACTGCTCACAACAATGCTGGATTTACTGTCGCAGAATATGAATTCGCTACTCTCACCATCACGGGAG GAACGGTTGCGCCCAGCTTTGGCTCTGTGCAACCAGGTACGATCTACCCACCGTGGATTCCGCACTGGATTGACCTGAACGTAATGGTACCACTGATCGCAACCGTGATCGTGGTGGCGGTAGGTGTATTAGTAATTTGTGTAGCAATCTCCCGACGCCGAGATGACGATCCCCGATGTGGACCGAAGGATGTATACT ACGATGTCGTGTACAATCAGTCAATGGGACCGGCGGGAGCTGCTACACTTGACAAGAGGCGACCGGATATACGTGACGAGCTGGGATACATTGCACCACCGAACCGTAAGCTACCACCGGTACCAGGATCCAACTACAATACCTGCGATCGAGTGAAGCGGGGAACTGTAATAA GCCATAATCCTTCCATAAAATCCAACCATACCACTTGGGATCCGCGACGTCCGTTGTACGAAGAACTGAAGAaggcaccaccaccattgccAAGACGTTTCAACCATCCGCCGGCGTGTTATG GCATGGAGGATGAGATTTGCCCGTACGCAACGTTCCATCTGCTTGGATTCCGGGAAGAAATGGACCCAACAAAGGCAATGAACTTCCAAACATTCCCGCATCAGAATGGTATGGGTGGTCCAGGGCATATGGGAACGATGGGATCAAGCATGGCCATGCAGGTACCCAGCCACGTACACTCGCGATCCGGTTCACAGTCAATG AATCGTTATGCTCGCAAAAATAGCCAAGGAGGTCAGAGCAGCATCTACACACCGGCACCGGAATATGACGATCCGGCCAACTGTGCTGAGGAAGATCAATAT CGACGTTACACACGCATTAACTCTCAGGGCGGTTCGCTCTACTGTGGCCCAGGACCTGAGTACGATGATCCAGCCAATTGTGCTCCGGAAGATGATCAGTACGGTTCGCAGTATGGTGGCAACTATGGTACACCTTATGAACATTATGGCTCCCGAGGATCTGTTGGACGTCATAGCGTTGGTTCGCcggaaccaccaccaccaccaccacgcaACCACGATACGAGCAACTCGTCCTTTAACGATTCCAAAGAGAGCAACGAAATTTCCGAAGCAGAATGTGACCGCGACAATGGTCCACGTGGGAACTACGGAG AACCATCTGAGG CTTCATCGAAATCCAACGATGCTATTAATGGTGACGAAACAGAGAAATTATTGAAAAG AAACGAAGTCAAACCCAAGTacaccaaacaaacagcagcCTCCGGTAGCACAGGACTCACAGCCTACGATACTATGGCAGTGTAA
- the LOC125767942 gene encoding Down syndrome cell adhesion molecule-like protein Dscam2 isoform X43 has product MLYLMSWCATEPVGSVAPRLTSGDESRKLLVQRDANVTMLCPAQSFPVPVFRWYKYIEGTQQKKAVVLDDRVKQVSGTLIIKDAVVDDSGKYLCVVNNSVGGESVETVLTVTAPLAAKIEPRTQTVDFGRPAVFTCKFSGNPIKTVSWMKDGKSLGHSDAVLRIESVKKEDKGMYQCFIRNDQESAQASAELKLGGRFDPPIIREAFPEETRHPGPSVFLKCVAGGNPTPEISWELDGKKITNSERYQVGQYVTVNGDVVSHLNITSIHSNDGGLYKCMASSKVGVAEHSAKLNVYGLPYVRTMEKKAIVAGETLIVTCPVAGYPIESIVWERDNRQLPINRKQKVFPNGTLIIENVERNSDQATYTCVAKNSEGYTARGTLEVQVMVPPSITPFFFGEEPLNSGESTAVNCMVFKGDAPLEIRWYMNGNQLPTNENGVIIGRVSERLSSLSIDPIGYFNRGSYECRVKNRAGETFQSAELVINVPPRWILEPTDKAFAQGSNAKVECKADGFPKPQVTWKKAVGDTPGEYKDLRSNDSSIRVEEGSLFIQNIQKSNEGYYLCEAINGIGSGLSAVTLITVQAPPEFVEKLRNQTARRGEPSVLQCEAKGEKPIGILWNMNNIRLDPKSDNRYTIREEILPNGVTSSLSIKRTERSDSALFTCMATNAFGSDDTSINMIIQEPPEMPYALKVLDKSGRTVQLSWAKPYDGNSPLKRYIIEFKRSRGSWENDIDRVIVPGDTNEAQVQKLSPATTYNIRIVAENDIGVSDPSDVVTIITAEEAPSGKPQAIKVEAINQSTLRVSWKAPARAEWNGDILGYYVGYKQTSINTLYVYETVNYSPEGGEGKEHSLEINNLKTYTQYSIVIQAFNKVGAGPMSDEEKQYTAEGTPDQPPSDTMCTTLTSQTIRVSWVSPPLESANGVIKGYKVVYAPSDLWNNDKNKDYKKTASSDTVLHGLKKYTNYTMQVLATTSGGDGVRSAPIHCQTEQDVPEAPTAVKALVMSEGSILVSWQPPAQPNGLILQYTVYIKSGEQEPKSYKVPSFQINYEASGLEKNQKYEFWVTASTTIGEGQSSKTLSAMPSDKVPAKIASFDDKFTATFKEDAKLPCLAVGSPTPDITWKIKGVEFVPNERIRQLPEGSLFIKDVIRQDAGDYTCTAENSIAKDSITHRLIVLAPPQSPQLTLTATTTDSLSVKLKPHESDTAPLQGYTLHYKPEFGEWETIDVALEAPKYTIEKLYCGSRYQVYATAYNTIGAGEPSDILNTRTKGSKPLLPEKSRFIEVSSNSITLHLPAWKDGGCRMSHFVVEHKKKDQIDWNQISNNVKPGGNFVVLDLEPATWYNLRVTAHNNAGFTVAEYEFATLTITGGTIAPTRDIPELTAEDTIRIILSNLNLVVPVVAALLVIIIAIIVICILRSKGNTSKDDVVYNQSMGPAGAATLDKRRPDIRDELGYIAPPNRKLPPVPGSNYNTCDRVKRGTVISHNPSIKSNHTTWDPRRPLYEELKKAPPPLPRRFNHPPACYGMEDEICPYATFHLLGFREEMDPTKAMNFQTFPHQNGMGGPGHMGTMGSSMAMQVPSHVHSRSGSQSMNRYARKNSQGGQSSIYTPAPEYDDPANCAEEDQYRRYTRINSQGGSLYCGPGPEYDDPANCAPEDDQYGSQYGGNYGTPYEHYGSRGSVGRHSVGSPEPPPPPPRNHDTSNSSFNDSKESNEISEAECDRDNGPRGNYGEPSEASSKSNDAINGDETEKLLKRNEVKPKYTKQTAASGSTGLTAYDTMAV; this is encoded by the exons ATGTTATACTTGATGTCTTGGTGTGCTACAGAACCGGTAGGCAGCGTTGCACCCAGACTAACATCCGGCGACGAGAGTCGAAAGCTGCTCGTCCAAAGAGATGCAAATGTAACGATGCTCTGTCCGGCACAGTCGTTTCCGGTTCCAGTGTTTAG aTGGTACAAATACATCGAAGGAACACAGCAGAAGAAGGCCGTTGTATTGGACGATCGTGTGAAGCAAGTGTCCGGCACACTCATCATCAAGGATGCGGTAGTAGACGACTCTGGCAAGTACCTGTGCGTGGTGAACAACTCGGTTGGCGGTGAAAGCGTGGAAACTGTCCTGACGGTAACGGCACCGCTAGCGGCAAAGATTGAACCTCGCACACAAACGGTAGACTTTGGTCGTCCAGCAGTCTTTACGTGCAAATTCTCCGGCAATCCGATAAAAACCGTTTCCTGGATGAAGGATGGCAAATCACTCGGACACAGTGATGCAGTTTTGCGCATTGAGTCGGTGAAGAAAGAGGACAAGGGCATGTACCAATGTTTCATTCGCAACGATCAGGAAAGTGCACAGGCTAGTGCAGAACTCAAGCTCGGAGGACGTT tcGACCCACCGATAATCCGTGAAGCATTCCCAGAGGAAACACGTCACCCAGGACCGTCGGTGTTTTTGAAGTGTGTGGCCGGTGGAAACCCAACGCCTGAAATCAGCTGGGAAttggatggaaagaaaattacgAACAGCGAACGCTATCAGGTCGGACAGTATGTGACGGTGAATGGTGACGTTGTGTCGCATTTGAATATTACATCGATCCATTCAAACGATGGTGGTCTGTACAAGTGTATGGCGAGCAGTAAAGTCGGTGTTGCTGAACACTCAGCGAAGCTCAATGTTTATGGTCTACCGTACGTCAGGACGATGGAAAAGAAAGCGATTGTGGCTGGCGAAACGTTGATCGTCACCTGTCCGGTAGCAGGATATCCAATCGAATCGATTGTTTGGGAACGAG ACAACCGGCAACTACCCATCAACCGCAAGCAGAAGGTATTCCCGAACGGAACTTTAATCATCGAAAATGTCGAACGAAACTCAGACCAAGCTACGTACACCTGCGTGGCGAAGAATTCAGAAGGATATACCGCGCGTGGTACACTGGAAGTGCAAGTTATGG TTCCACCCTCAATTACACCGTTTTTCTTTGGAGAGGAGCCACTAAATTCGGGTGAAAGTACTGCCGTAAATTGTATGGTTTTTAAGGGTGATGCGCCATTGGAGATTCGCTGGTACATGAACGGCAATCAGCTGCCTACGAATGAGAACGGTGTAATCATAGGACGTGTTTCGGAGCGACTAAGTTCGCTTAGTATCGATCCAATAGGCTACTTCAACCGAGGCTCCTATGAGTGTCGGGTAAAAAATCGTGCCGGGGAAACTTTTCAATCTGCCGAGCTAGTTATAAACG TACCTCCAAGGTGGATTCTTGAACCAACTGATAAGGCCTTTGCTCAGGGTTCGAACGCCAAGGTAGAATGTAAAGCAGATGGTTTCCCCAAGCCACAAGTCACCTGGAAGAAGGCTGTTG GAGACACTCCCGGCGAATATAAGGATTTGCGCTCAAATGATTCAAGCATTCGTGTGGAAGAAGGAtctcttttcattcaaaacatTCAGAAATCGAACGAAGGATACTATTTGTGCGAAGCCATTAACGGCATCGGATCCGGGTTGAGTGCGGTTACGCTGATCACCGTTCAAGCACCACCAGAATTTGTAGAGAAGCTTCGCAATCAAACTGCCCGCCGTGGTGAACCATCCGTATTGCAGTGTGAAGCGAAGGGTGAGAAACCCATTGGCATCTTGTGGAATATGAACAACATTCGGCTGGACCCGAAGTCGGATAATCGGTACACGATTCGTGAGGAAATTCTTCCCAACGGTGTTACCTCAAGCCTTTCCATTAAGCGTACGGAACGAAGTGATTCGGCATTGTTCACCTGCATGGCAACGAACGCATTCGGCAGTGATGATACTAGCATCAACATGATCATTCAGGAACCACCAGAGATGCCGTACGCGCTGAAGGTGTTGGACAAATCTGGCCGAACTGTGCAGCTGAGCTGGGCTAAACCGTACGATGGTAACTCTCCGTTGAAGCGTTATATTATTGAGTTCAAACGATCGCGGGGATCTTGGGAAAATGATATTGATCGAGTGATTGTACCTGGAGACACGAATGAGGCACAAGTCCAGAAGCTAAGCCCCGCAACAACTTACAATATTCGCATTGTGGCTGAGAATGATATTGGTGTATCGGATCCTTCAGATGTGGTAACGATCATAACGGCGGAAGAGGCACCATCTGGTAAACCACAAGCGATCAAGGTTGAGGCAATTAACCAGTCGACACTGCGCGTCAGCTGGAAAGCACCGGCTCGGGCAGAATGGAATGGTGATATTTTGGGATACTATGTAGGATACAAACAGACCTCCATTAACACTCTGTACGTGTATGAAACCGTAAACTATTCGCCCGAGGGTGGAGAAGGCAAGGAGCACAGTCTGGAGATCAATAACCTGAAGACGTACACGCAGTATTCGATTGTAATTCAAGCGTTCAATAAAGTTGGCGCTGGTCCAATGAGCGACGAAGAAAAGCAGTACACGGCCGAGGGTACACCTGATCAGCCACCAAGTGATACGATGTGCACAACGCTAACGTCACAGACGATTCGTGTATCTTGGGTAAGCCCACCCTTGGAATCGGCGAACGGTGTCATCAAGGGTTACAAGGTGGTGTACGCACCAAGCGATCTGTGGAACAACGATAAGAACAAGGATTACAAGAAAACGGCCTCCAGCGATACGGTACTGCATGGTTTGAAGAAATACACCAACTACACGATGCAGGTGCTGGCCACGACTTCAGGTGGTGATGGAGTGCGCAGTGCGCCGATTCACTGTCAAACAGAACAGGACGTCCCGGAAGCACCGACTGCAGTGAAGGCTTTGGTAATGTCCGAGGGATCAATTCTTGTTTCCTGGCAACCACCGGCACAGCCCAACGGTTTGATTTTGCAGTACACCGTGTACATCAAGAGTGGAGAACAAGAACCAAAAAGCTACAAAGTTCCATCCTTCCAAATAAACTATGAAGCATCGggattggaaaaaaatcaaaagtacGAATTCTGGGTAACGGCCTCGACTACCATCGGAGAGGGTCAATCCTCCAAAACACTGTCTGCCATGCCGAGTGATAAGGTTCCAGCCAAGATTGCTTCGTTCGATGATAAGTTTACGGCTACTTTCAAGGAAGATGCTAAACTACCGTGCTTGGCCGTGGGATCGCCGACGCCGGACATTACCTGGAAGATCAAGGGTGTAGAGTTTGTACCGAACGAACGCATCCGTCAGCTGCCAGAAGGATCACTGTTCATCAAGGACGTTATTCGACAGGATGCTGGTGACTATACCTGTACCGCGGAAAACTCGATCGCCAAAGATTCGATCACACACCGACTGATCGTGCTGGCACCACCACAATCTCCACAGCTTACACTaacggcaacaacaacggaTTCGCTCTCGGTTAAGCTGAAACCTCATGAATCGGATACCGCACCTCTGCAGGGTTATACGTTGCATTACAAGCCCGAGTTCGGCGAATGGGAAACAATCGATGTTGCGCTGGAAGCACCGAAATACACAATCGAAAAACTGTACTGCGGATCACGCTATCAGGTGTATGCAACGGCTTACAATACAATCGGAGCTGGAGAGCCATCGGATATTTTGAACACACGCACAAAGGGTTCGAAACCACTCCTACCGGAAAAATCACGATTCATCGAAGTTTCATCAAACTCGATCACGTTGCATCTTCCCGCATGGAAGGATGGCGGTTGTCGAATGTCTCACTTTGTTGTTGAGCACAAGAAGAA GGATCAAATTGATTGGAACCAGATTTCGAACAATGTCAAACCGGGTGGAAACTTTGTAGTGTTGGATCTTGAACCTGCTACCTGGTACAATCTTCGCGTGACTGCTCACAACAATGCTGGATTTACTGTCGCAGAATATGAATTCGCTACTCTCACCATCACGGGAG GGACAATCGCACCCACACGCGATATACCCGAGCTAACGGCTGAGGACACGATCCGTATCATCCTTTCCAATTTGAACTTAGTAGTGCCAGTCGTAGCCGCTTTACTTGTTATTATAATTGCGATTATTGTTATATGTATACTGCGTAGCAAAGGCAACACTAGCAAAG ACGATGTCGTGTACAATCAGTCAATGGGACCGGCGGGAGCTGCTACACTTGACAAGAGGCGACCGGATATACGTGACGAGCTGGGATACATTGCACCACCGAACCGTAAGCTACCACCGGTACCAGGATCCAACTACAATACCTGCGATCGAGTGAAGCGGGGAACTGTAATAA GCCATAATCCTTCCATAAAATCCAACCATACCACTTGGGATCCGCGACGTCCGTTGTACGAAGAACTGAAGAaggcaccaccaccattgccAAGACGTTTCAACCATCCGCCGGCGTGTTATG GCATGGAGGATGAGATTTGCCCGTACGCAACGTTCCATCTGCTTGGATTCCGGGAAGAAATGGACCCAACAAAGGCAATGAACTTCCAAACATTCCCGCATCAGAATGGTATGGGTGGTCCAGGGCATATGGGAACGATGGGATCAAGCATGGCCATGCAGGTACCCAGCCACGTACACTCGCGATCCGGTTCACAGTCAATG AATCGTTATGCTCGCAAAAATAGCCAAGGAGGTCAGAGCAGCATCTACACACCGGCACCGGAATATGACGATCCGGCCAACTGTGCTGAGGAAGATCAATAT CGACGTTACACACGCATTAACTCTCAGGGCGGTTCGCTCTACTGTGGCCCAGGACCTGAGTACGATGATCCAGCCAATTGTGCTCCGGAAGATGATCAGTACGGTTCGCAGTATGGTGGCAACTATGGTACACCTTATGAACATTATGGCTCCCGAGGATCTGTTGGACGTCATAGCGTTGGTTCGCcggaaccaccaccaccaccaccacgcaACCACGATACGAGCAACTCGTCCTTTAACGATTCCAAAGAGAGCAACGAAATTTCCGAAGCAGAATGTGACCGCGACAATGGTCCACGTGGGAACTACGGAG AACCATCTGAGG CTTCATCGAAATCCAACGATGCTATTAATGGTGACGAAACAGAGAAATTATTGAAAAG AAACGAAGTCAAACCCAAGTacaccaaacaaacagcagcCTCCGGTAGCACAGGACTCACAGCCTACGATACTATGGCAGTGTAA